In Cydia splendana chromosome 18, ilCydSple1.2, whole genome shotgun sequence, the genomic window tgctagatggcgttaacctcaattatacatagtgctgcagacattttgcactatatggccctgttattaatattttgagttacaatgtcgttgagttttcacttctgccggcactcccggagtgcaacccgttgtttttttttcagaaactaTCGTGTGCTAAACGGCTAACCTGTTTGCATTTGCAGTTTTTTAAAGTGGACAGGTTAGACTATATTGATATCGTGTTTCTGAGAAATTCCTGAAGAAATGCCTTGATATATAGGCCAAAGCACACCGGCTACGTATGCGTAGGCAGGCGCGTGCGCGTGCCATTAAACGCTGAGTCGTGTACAAACACGTTACGCAAGTGGtttgccgtctctcataagggtctgtatattacaacgcgcacgtgcacgtctacgcacacgcatccggtgtgcacaggccttaaattAAATACACAATCTTCTGATCATTAACTGCATTTATGATACATGTATAAACATTACATTACACAAAAGTAATTTCACAGATACACGAAATGAATACGTAAACCTCATAATACGATTTCCGTGTTTTACGCGTCAGTTAAAACCGTATTGGAATCGATCTAGAAGTTTTCGAGATTATTGTGCTGGCAGTAACATCCACAACCACACCCATGATGGAAGTGACGCCAAGATTAAACAGCTTCAGGTAGcttaggggctgttcataaattacgtcatctatttttgacccacccctaaaaacatccaaaaaattatgcttcgaatgaccccgtttcctcctacgtcatgcttccatcatccgatgtccagacccctccccccccccaatttgaaatgacgtaatttatgaatagccccttagttgGTTTAAGAGGCTAAcgaaaaattttagtttttatattgaagtTTGGCACGTTTTAATCAAGGTCATATGCCATGAGAAAATTCACAcggaaactagactatatttgcaagggcagactccCACCAAAACTTTTAAATGGATAAAGTTGactcaatagaaaaaaaatcgaaaaccgggctaacttattttttagcaaGCAGAAAAGTCTACGAACAATGCTATTTAAGCTTAgaatataaatttaaagtgGATAAATTACTGCCTTGGGTAAGaattgaactcacggcctctggatctgaaaaaaataaacaaattattaggtatcattttaatttattttcagttttatttacttacccTGCATACCATAAAGCTTTTAAAACACTTATAATGACCAACTCCTTGATAGTAAGTATTATTCCACTGTCGGATCAATTTGCTCTTGaggttattttaatttagaagATGTGTGTGCACTTGCAACGGCAATGATACGCATTAGCCACTTGATGCGGAATTATATGTATGTCTGTGTTGTCATTAACGCTCAGCGAGCGCAtgctaataagtaggtacctatatgtctGGTATCTGATTAAGTAATatatagtgtccgaccgaaattTTGGTTTTGgctaaaaatcatgtttcggccaaAGATTCGGTTTCGGGTAAAAAACTGCCGAACCCGTCGGCCGCGCCGAAATTGTATTTTCGGTAGTATCCGATTAATAATCGAACGAAACTTCGGTCGATTATCGGTCGATTATTAATAATCGACCGAAGTTTCGTTCGATTATTAGTCGGATACTACTTGTCGAACAACATTGTACATACATACTTTCGGATACTACTTTTTCGAGTACCTTTTCAAACTAATTAGGTAtacctgatttttttttatataagtagttAGTTAACTGATTACCTACGTAGGTACACTTGTTACGAATCTGGAGGCCTAATTACTTAGACTAGAAGTTACGTAACATGTAGTTATTTACAATATGCGTGAACACTGACTCACTATTTGAAGTGGTCTATTAGTATATTACAAACGAGAGACTGTATTTTAGAATCGAGATGATTCATGACGAGTGTCATTATCTCATTACAGTGTTCACTTTGTTTTCATGCAGAGCAAAGTCTAGTTTTAGACTTGACGTCTTTGCTTCTATATATCATAGGTCTAGATGTgcagtcgccattagatatatcgcAGCGGCCGTGTTCACAAATATccgtgcgtgttcagatattttcagttcaaaaactacagaacggattttcatgcggtttccacctatcgatagagtgatccTTAacgaaggtttaggtgtataattcgTTAAGGTTTTGTATAACcggtgcgaagccggggcgggtcactaGTTCCCTGTCAAATATAAAAAGTGTGACGAAAATCGGAATGATCAAGTGTCCTAGGAAGTATTTAATTCAGATTTTTTTAACCTTTGAACGCCACAGGcagcaattgacgtcaacgcaaaatcgtgacaacgacggcatttgacgtcgatcgtttctTGATGagaatctactgaaaaacaccccacttttaggttggcattatttagtcacaaaactaaattttacccccgtggcgtcaatggcacggcaaatggatgcgccgtttggcgttcaaaaggttaacagTATATTCAATGATATAAACACCCATCGTATCTTCACATGCAAAAAGCTAAAATATGAACAATGAACATACTATTatgttttagtaaaaaaaaactcttgGTGAAAATTAAACGTTCATACAAGTCACCATATTACACAAACAAAAACCaccctggcccctatttcaccaacgtgacaggtgcgacaattcgacaagtctcatcgttgctgacgtcacaggcatccatgggctacggttatcgcttaccatcgggcgggccgtattcctgtttgtcaccatcattgtattatttaaaaaactttattatgtcggcaaaaaacaggtatttctcttgcgatgtttatgatgatagtgatgacaattgtcacaagatttcaaagaactttcggtaattcttgacagcaaatgagttctgtgttggaatttcgtgacaattgtcgtatttcttgtgacaattgtcattagcttcgcaaaataagtacttatatactggcgatatagtggagttttttttaaattaacacgttggtggcaaacaaccacaccgcccgtctgatggtaagcggttaccgtagccttcataggcctgtgacgtcagtaacagtgatgtcgacaattgtcggatctgtcacgttggtgaaataggggccagagATAATTATGCAAAACAACAAATAGCTCACGGTTAATTCGACTCATCACTGTAAATAATTTAGTTTCTTTTTCATAAACATCCCGATGATAAGGCATTACAGCGATCAAACTAATGAGTGTTTTATACGTGTAAAAGATTGTAAACAAAGTCGGGCAATTTTGAACTTCGACCAGCCAGGGTCGGGTTTTATGAAGGCTAGTTTATAATATCTAAAGACGAGATCCTGGTATACCggttggccaaaaaataagtacattcccgttgccagggaggttttgggattatactgagcaacttttactatgggaccaaccccaaaatcacgaaaaaaaaaattgactgtttcatacatttaggccggtccattttctatgggagggtaaattattttttcgcgatttcggggttggtcccatagtaaaaattgctcagtataatcccgaaACCTCCCTGggaacgggaatgcacttattttttggccaccctgtataggttAACCCCTAAGTACATAGCGGCAAAATACTTGCCatcatacttaaaacaaaaaattgtAGAGATGACTCTACAATAAGAATTACGGTTTAAAATCGAATGACTGGACAGGAATGTCAAATGGTATAAGGGTTTATTTCTacatattaggtccttacctatgaaattggcgtttttgttcatagatataagtctgatcctagttttttttttttacaaaagtacatacacaattacaataaaactacaatatgatttcgccaaactgcttgacagcaattaattgttattttttattgttaagtgttcagaattaagccttgaaaataggtcttttcatgtgctgtcggttcgagtattaaaattacttatatttttctaatggtaccaattttcaagaaatggagatattgaaaacataccttaaaggtgtcaaaaattactggaaaaattttgtttggtttgaattagccatcaaaaaaatatccgcaaaattaattgtatggaaattcgtgtttcgttgaaattctccgaacaaaacgccaatttcataggtaatgacctaatatataGAGCAGGGGGGTCTAACAGTGttgtatgtataattattagaTCGCAGTTTGACTTCTTATCTTTGTAGTGGTGTTCCTTTAAGGCTTCACGAAACCCGATATCGTCAGGCTGAAAAGAGGTGCCGTTTTCCCCTCCAGACCCTTGAATTTCCCCCTTACAACTCTCATACATTCCCGTCAAAAATCACATCGTTTTCACTAATCGAACTTTATTTAGcgtaatttattttactatttgaTTGATATTGGTATAATTATAAccgttgaattttttttaattaggtatattaCGTGTTTTATGTCTGTTTGTATGAGAATCTTTTCTCACTGTACAGGCAAAGCTTAGTGCGGAGACCCCTGACATAATCTGTAACCTGTATTCTTAAAAATAACTACGTTTTActctttacttttttttttactgtcgtTCATTTAACTTCAAATCATGACCCGAAGTTCTAAATCGATGCAAGGCCGCCGCGCCAGTAATGCGGAGTAGCGTGAATAGACGGCTTGGCATTTTAAATTGCTCCCATTGTGGGATCTTTGACTCGTAATAACGTGATTGTTGGGCAACAACTTGTACACGTGCGTCTAAATAACTCAAAAATATTGCAGGCCAAATTACTTCCGGCTTGCCCATAGCCCATAAGGTATTTTTATGCCTCGGCCCCGCCAGTAATATACCAAAAGTTGCTTATAGGAAGATGTTTTCAAAAAGACCTGCACAAGGTAGTGTTTGTTAACTACTTATTAGGCGGGTTTACAAAGAACGAGCTGCCTCGCGAGGACATTGCCGCGCGAAACAGCTCGGTCAGTGGAGACGTGCCTCGCCCGAGGCAAGCACTTCTACAACAACTGAGCTGCTTGGCGCGGCTAATTCCTCGCCAGGCGGCTCGGTCTGTGTAGGGGTCTACATAATACTTAAAAGCTGGATGACAATGAAATAATTAGTtcacaaataaaaattcaaGTCTCTTAAAAAGTATTATAGGTATCATTAAGCATATGTAACGACAACTCACAAAAAGCGTAACATTTTTTCATTCGAACCATTCTTAGAAAACATGACTCCTACACGCAATACTTACCTATTCAATTTATACGTCTAAAAAGAGTTGGACTCGACTACCGAAGATTTCAGACGCATATAagcaacacatattaactcacatttatagacgggtctaacgcgaattttattcaattacctttatttaccgacgtttcggcatataagcaaaataaaataattttgttttgtgtAACTCTTAAATAATTCGTAAATACGTAGGCCTTCGTACgtttttatcttttattcatACATTAATTACATTACATATAATCTCAgtcataggtacttaattacttaCCCCACATACACATATTGTCCAGTTATTTCGTGGTTACATAATAGATCAAATATAATTTCAGAATAAACATATACCTTCACAAATAATCTAAAATCgagtttttttattgtattctcaCAAATTACCCATTGATTTTCCCTCCAGGTTGAAATCGCGTGCGACCTAAGAAAACCCCTATTCGTCCACGAAAAAGAAGCCCAAGAAGACCTCCTAAAAATCCTCGACGATTTCGGCAACCGCCTCCCCCCCGTGGTCATTCACTCCTTCTCTGGTTCCGTCGAACAAGGCATCAAATACATCGAGAAAGGGTTCTATTTAGGGATCACAGGGTACATATGTAAGGATAAGTCAGATGGGGGCATAAGGAGGTTGTTATCTGAGAATATATTGCCGTTGGATAAGTTGCTGGTGGAGACGGATTCGCCGTTCATGTATCCGAATATGAGGGCTTCGAAACTGCCGTTGCATGTGAAGGACTCGTTGACTGAGAGGTGAGTGATAGTCGTAATTATTTATGAAGCTCCTACAGTTTCGGCGCGAATTCTGTGCATTCACTATTTGCGCTGTAAATGTCCAGTTTAGCTAGAACCCTcaatggctcaacaatcgcggagcgtgactACATCAGTTAGCTGTTTGATAAGTGCTATCATTACATGACATTTTTATGCGTGTAACTTGGTGCCGATATCTATGTCTAGTTGTTATTGGTTGTAAATACTATAATTATAAACCTACATACTCATCTTTATGAATCGTATAACAggcatttcatttatttcattacacCACATGTAAACAATaaagtttttatcaacaaacatCAGTAATTGTCATGCGATTACTCATTCCatagattagatttatttatttcataatattaaattacaatataaattattttgcactaatctatacgaatttatattatgatcgtcaagtaggaaaataacaattgattataattatacaaatgtcaagcaatacacaatttaaaaaccattataagCAATAAATATTTCTctacttataatattaatacGTAAATCGTTATGGTTTCGtcgtgtccgtctgtctgtctatccgtatgtcacagccatttGACTCAGaaactattaaaatattttttaatgaaagttGGACAGTACTCCATTGGATACTCCATTAAGTTGGCGGGCATGTCGGTATGTCGCAGTTTTTTTGATTATTGCCCAAATAGCTTTGTGCCGTGGGATACGATcagtttttgtttgttttttgctGCCGTTTTTATAAGACGTGATGTGAAACGTGTTTAATGTATTTCTTGTTACCAACGGTCTGTTACTGATGCTGCTGGGGATATTGTATAGTGATTTACCCCCTtcttcataaacgcgctacaaggctcaattagctaataatcgtttgtctttttttgtcattttgacttatgtatttgtaaaacataatttaactaaatcagccccgtaaagttttatgactaaggggctattcataaattacgtcatttcaaattaggggggggggtcatttCAAattcggatgatggtagcatgacgtaggaggaaacggggtcattcaaaattcaaaattcataaAAGATGAATAACGAGAAAATTTTCCTAATTTAACTAATTCTAGGATTTTCACAATagataaaggaaaaaaaaaataacttccaGGTCGATGGCATTCGTTAACCGGTACTGCACGTTTCAACGCAACGAGCCGTGCGCGCTGCCCGCCATCGTCGAGCTGGTGGCCGGGTTCCTAGGCCAGAGCCCTGAGGATGTCGCGCTCGCTACTGCCTTCAACGCGTTGAAGATCTTCGGTCTCAGCCAGTAGGGCGCCATTCGCTGTAAAGGCGTGTCCAGACCGGGACAagttttcgccaatctgattaaattgtccgatcaaatcaggccgtgcgaacgcaaacgccaatttggctcgccgaattcaaccgccgattatgaccgatattactgataaaatggggtgcggacgcaagaataccaatttgtgacgctatTATTCGCGTTTGAGGGCGTTTATTTAATGTAGAGCGctcaaatatcaccataaatttaaaattggtgaaaTTGGCATTTGCGtccacctgatttgatcggacaatttaatcagattggcgaaaaattgttctcGTCTGGATAGGCCTTGAAGTCAACGTCACTTGGTAAACTAAATCTTGGGTTTCATAAGGACAAAGGAATAGGTACTAAGATACGTCAAGTAGTGCGAAATATTAGCTACAGACAGCTGATGTAGACGACATTAAATGTTTATCAGATGACTGGCTTGTTATATGTTAACGCTTCAGCACCTGGTTACCGCATAATGCTATACCTAGGCTGTACAATACAACGCCGTTGGGTATCATTTTGTTGCGCGTTTTAGTACCTACTCCTCTGATCACAAGTTTGGTACAAAATTAGGAACGAATTAAGTAGCTGTCGCGCCTTactcgtttaaaaaaaaaacaggattGGATTCTAGAGTTAgcccaagaaaagtttgcagcgattttgatagcccacgcagtgcaagtgttattttaaacgtcaaacttctatgaaattatgacgtataaataacacttgtaatgcggaggctatcaaaatcgctgcaaacttttcttggtctaactctaacaaatttcccgtttttttttgttttaactcTAAAATTACGTTAAAATAAAATGGTCTTTGTTACATGGATTTAAATAACCACCGTTTATTTAGTTTACCAAGGAACACATACGCAATATTCAGGTATCCTTGCTTAGAATTGAGAAATTAATatgcataatatatttatttttataattaagtaaGACGATGAAATTATAATTGGGTCAAGTAATTTAAGTGCCTTTAATCAACAATAAGAGATCGATTATTATAACGACcaaaaagtataattatttataaatagcaTTATTTATTAATCTTATATAATCATGTAACATGAATTATATATAAGCAACCAGTCGTAAaggtaaaatattgtttttatgaTAAACCCAAAAAACATTATGGACTATAATCACTAAAGTCGACGACAACGTTAAATAATGAATCTTAATGATAATGTCGACTCATTGTCGATTAAATATGCTAATAATGATGTCAATTATTGAGTTAAAATGGTTTACTCGCTATTGAGTAAGGGCGTATGTGTATATTATGTAAGAATACGAAGAGGCCGTAgctaaattaatttataatatgaattaatttacattaatatGAAATCGCAGATCAATCAAAACAGAAAATGTATGAATATAGGTTAGTTCTtgttattaatatatatataatgttatttgCAGAGTACCGGTCTCTGTCAAAAACAATTATAAGGTTAGATGGGGTAAGAGAAACACTTCCTTATACTGTTTCTTTTGCCCCAAGCAAGATAAACTATGTTTCTCTCACCGCATATGGACTTATGCCCTAATCCTTGGTGCCATGACGTTTATCTAATgctataaaatatgtatgtagttcAGGCAGCTAAAACAATTTTAGTATGTCTTTGGCATCAATTATAAGGGTATGGGACTTAGAAACTGCGTTAATTAGGGCTCCTTAGCTACGGCCGGCGAAAGTCTCGAAAAGCAATACTCAGATTTAGAAAACGTATGCATTTCTGATCGAAAAATTGGCAATATGAAGGTTGATCGAATGGTTAGGTTATCAATTAATTTTACAGCAATATTCACTTAGTGACTTAACCCTTTAAACGCCAGTATATATATTCTTGACGTCATAACACGTCAGAAGCATTTAAAGGGTTAAAGTTTGAACTGATTGCATTCGAATATCATCTTGCCATTGACTAATGAGTAATGACTAACTAAATGTTCAATTGGCTATGAAAACTAATATAGTGACTTATCGAGTCGTTATTGGCTCTCTCTAATATAATTATGACAGAATGACAAATtgaaatgattatgattatattgaattattgaaaaataaaacgtgtgTATTTAGGACGAGCGTTAAAACCACTATGTCAATACTAATATGGcactatattaaaaaaaaatggtatagtGTTGCCGGGCTAAAAAACATATTacccatgtttttttttaagagcgTACCTGAACGCAATGTTCACTAATGCCATTTATAAACGCTCACGAACCGAGCATAATATGACgcgatttattattattgtctATTTTTAATTATGAAGCTTTTTATGTTGTTTAGCGTTTTGCACAAGTGTTTCCTTATAGTGGCAACTTTGCTTTTAGTCAGAATGATCTCAAGTCCGTGTGTGTATGCCTTTACAAATACTTGCCATTTGTGGCCTTTAATTTAACTATAGACCGTAGGCACTTTTAAACACTGCTTTCGTGCCTTAACTTTGCCAGATAAGGACGGGAGTAGTCTAAACCCTTTCATCGCCAAGTTACATAAAACTTTGCAACAAAGTAGCTAATATAATCCATATTTAAAGCTATTTTCGCCATGCCAATTGCATGTAATTTAGGGAAAAGGACCCAACCCATACGAATCTCTATCAATAAAATTTGAATGTCAAAAAGAAAAGTCATTAATCTAAATGACAAATTTTAGAGAAACTTTTCGCTAAACTTTGTCCTATTGGGCGTCTATAAACATAATTGACGTTGAAAGGGTTAAAGTGTCAGGTCATATTACTAACAGTTCCAAATATCGACGCAATACGACTCCGTCTGGCGATCTGTCGCCATATTGTTTAAGATGTACGTCTCCGGAGTTGTGCTGCGTTCTGCCATTAGATTATAAGCATAGTTCATATTGCCTTCAGTAAGCTATAAGAGTCGAAGCATTTGCCTCGGACGAGACACGTCTACACCGACAAGTTGCCTCGTGCGGAAGGTTTCTCGCGAGGCGACTTATGTgtgtaaaatcaataaaatgaaTTCAGTTaacattttaaagaaaatgttTATCAAGCGCCTTTTATTATGGAGTTTTGAGTCTTTATTTTCCAAGCAGTAAACGCGAAAATGCTAAACACTCTTATGGCTAACTGTGTCCGAGTACTGTTGCCACTATTTCTTCCGTGCACGGTGGTAGTTCTAAGCATAGCTCTGCGCAGAGCACTATATTTTCATCGAATACATTATTATTGTAAATAGTTACTTATATCCTTGTTAAATAATGCTGGTAGTCACAACGAAATCAAAGACTGCAAGTATTATTGGAGAATTAAATGTTAATTGTTTTGTActgtattttttacatatttaatcGCTAAAGTATTGTTGATTCCTTTATTTTTTGACAATCATGTTGTAATTGTAAGGTACCCGGGTGTATTTACTAAGTGTTACAAatgattatgtaaattatatAGTTATTGTAAATACGTACCCGCGGGTATAGTAGTGCCTTCGACAAAACGTCCTTTtgtgataaaatattattttctgtAGATTGTACAGATTATTTCTTTCAatatacaattaaataaaagttgCCTTTTATTTCAAGTGTAATTTGCCATGAAAAAGACTGCAAATGTACATGTGTAGAATTTAAGTTGGTAACCATATTGCCACTTTTATTTTTGCGTGTTTTTCATGctgcttatttaatttatacatgTCACTCACATACCGACATCATTGGTACAAGTTTAcaaatataaaccttatttGAAAGCATGAAGCTTGCTTTTACAGCATACATCATCCATAAGATCTATAAGCATTCTTGGCGCGTATACTATATTTTGACGcattttacaaatacaaatgcgtttatttcattactttttacatcagttcttagatataatataagggttaggtaggtaattagtccATCTTAGGTATTTTAAGTGTTTTGTAACCTTCAAAGGGTCAAATGCTgtgatttttaattaataacacTGTTAACAATATTCTAGGGTTAGCTATAAAATTATTTCCATTTAAAAGTACATACTAGTAATTGCTACTTTTTTGCCTTAAAATAAGGgtttattacaataaaaaatcatAGTTACGAAACTTAACTTTAATATGTAGCTCCATAAAAACTATTGACACATTTTTTGGTATTTGGTTGAATATAGTTGCTTGAATACAAGTAACAGTAGCTGTCATAATAAACAAAACTCGCATTTTAttgtaaaactatttttatttaattaacgaTTAAAAACATTTAACATAGTGTTCATTCATACAACAGTAACATATTATTTACATGATACAATgtcttttatattatatttagagGGAGTTATGAGATATTTAAGCACCCTTGCTTAGCAAGATCTGCCTTGACTCAGATTAGGCTCAACCACACTAACAAATTTAGTAGAGATGTAAAATCGAAGTAAATACCGATTACATAGTTCGGCAGCTGAAGCAAATGGTGTTGTATGGTGCCGTTTATTGTGGCAACTGAATTGTCTGACGTCAACTTTTGAGCCCGAATTTACACGCCTTACAAAAATATGAATCTTTGTTTGAAAGCTTTGAGGTTACAATGATAGTGCACAGCAAGCTGCAATAGTGCATATCCACTTTATGGAATGCATACAAAAGTATATAATACCCACTTTATAAATGGAATTCATTCTAAAAGTGGGTATGTacttttgcagctgggtgtaCTCCATAACACTTAAATGCGCGTATTGGAGCCGTGAGACACTTCACGAGTATATAGGTGCTGGCCTCTACAGTCCAAACAAAATCCCTTGCGCGTCGGAAGGTCTGCCATGTCATGATTCAATCTTATACTtgaccatagagaaaaaagtacatagagtgctcactccatacatcagttttggtaccaaaacgactgttattttcgtagtcgatatctagcatcgagtagcggaattatcagtactgttACAAttgttgacaatagatgtagcggCGATCGAAAAGTCAAATGCTCAACAATaataactaatattataaacggat contains:
- the LOC134799300 gene encoding 3'-5' ssDNA/RNA exonuclease TatD — its product is MTSEDTKNVQDLKGCYENLIVVDVGANLTNKKYGRDLDSVVQRAKDAGVQKIMVTGTSVKNSKEALRLTRLYPGTIYSTAGVHPHDAKSMVEEDMWAELHETAQAPECVAVGECGLNYSKDFSEPSVQREVFKRQVEIACDLRKPLFVHEKEAQEDLLKILDDFGNRLPPVVIHSFSGSVEQGIKYIEKGFYLGITGYICKDKSDGGIRRLLSENILPLDKLLVETDSPFMYPNMRASKLPLHVKDSLTERSMAFVNRYCTFQRNEPCALPAIVELVAGFLGQSPEDVALATAFNALKIFGLSQ